From the genome of Impatiens glandulifera chromosome 9, dImpGla2.1, whole genome shotgun sequence, one region includes:
- the LOC124914044 gene encoding protease Do-like 8, chloroplastic isoform X1 → MEVIASSSRSGSGSLPLLHSHRVGPPVITKHQLGRRRFFFNGISTICSHDESHNREFSHLGNNVEQIPSSAERMTLARDDDDTIEVIRNGFLSKTRRGLFASVFAYTCYHPSRYLSAHALSDPSVTVEQVTPLVYPSGKLFPSEERIVQLFEKNTYSVVNIFDVTLRPQLNVTGVVEIPEGNGSGVIWDGEGHIVTNYHVIGNSLSRNPSSGQVVARVNILASEGVQKNFEGKLVGADRAKDLAVLKVEAPEELLRPIKVGQSSSLKVGQQCLAIGNPFGFDHTLTVGVISGLNRDIFSQTGVTIGGGVQTDAAINPGNSGGPLLNSKGDLIGINTAIFTQTGTSAGVGFAIPSSTVVKIVPQLIQFGKVVRAGLNVEIAPDLVANQLNVRNGALVLQVPGNSVAGLLPTTRGFAGNIILGDIITSVDNKTQVRSKAELYKALEDYNVGDKVVLKILRGNENLELPVILEEKE, encoded by the exons ATGGAAGTAATTGCTAGTAGCTCCCGTTCTGGTTCTGGTTCTTTGCCTCTCCTCCATTCTCACCGGGTCGGACCTCCAGTAATCACCAAACATCAACTGGGTCGTCGTAGGTTCTTCTTTAATGGCATTTCCACCATCTGTTCTCACGATGAATCACATAATCGCGAGTTTTCCCACCTGGGAAACAACGTTGAACAGATTCCCTCCTCAGCAGAAAG GATGACATTGGCTcgtgatgatgatgatacaaTTGAAGTAATAAGAAATGGGTTTCTTTCCAAAACGCGTAGGGGATTGTTTGCCAGTGTGTTTGCATATACCTGTTATCATCCCTCAAGGTACTTGTCAG CTCATGCTCTTAGTGATCCATCTGTGACTGTTGAACAAGTAACACCCCTTGTCTATCCCTCAGGGAAGCTCTTCCCTTCTGAG GAAAGGATTGTGCAACTATTTGAGAAGAACACTTACTCTGTTGTGAATATATTTGATGTAACTTTGCGTCCTCAGCTGAATGTTACGGGCGTAGTCGAG ATCCCGGAAGGGAATGGTTCTGGGGTGATCTGGGATGGAGAAGGACATATTGTAACAAATTATCACG TCATCGGTAATTCGCTGTCAAGGAACCCCAGTAGTGGACAAGTCGTAGCACGGGTTAATATTCTTGCTTCAGAAGG GGTGCAGAAGAATTTTGAGGGCAAGTTAGTTGGTGCAGATCGGGCCAAGGATCTCGCTGTGCTGAAG GTGGAAGCCCCTGAAGAATTGTTGAGACCCATTAAGGTGGGGCAGTCATCTTCATTGAAAGTCGGCCAGCAGTGCTTGGCCATTGGAAATCCGTTTGGTTTTGATCATACGCTGACTGTGGGAGTGATCAGTGGGTTGAACCGAGACATTTTTAGCCAAACTGGGGTAACTATTGGTGGGGGAGTTCAGACAGATGCTGCCATCAATCCCGGGAATAG TGGCGGTCCACTTCTAAATTCTAAAGGAGATTTAATTGGCATTAATACAGCAATATTTACGCAGACAG GGACATCGGCAGGGGTAGGATTTGCTATCCCATCTTCAACTGTGGTGAAGATAGTACCTCAATTAATCCAATTTGGCAAA GTTGTTCGGGCTGGTCTAAATGTGGAAATTGCTCCTGATCTAGTGGCAAACCAACTTAATGTTAGAAATGGTGCTCTTGTTCTACAG gTTCCTGGAAATAGTGTTGCAGGACTACTACCAACTACTAGGGGATTTGCTGGTAATATCATACTCGGGGATATAATAACTTCTGTTGACAATAAAACG CAGGTTAGAAGCAAAGCAGAATTATACAAAGCACTCGAGGATTATAATGTGGGAGATAAAGTAGTGTTGAAGATCCTGAGAGGAAATGAGAACTTAGAGCTTCCTGTGattcttgaagaaaaagaatga
- the LOC124914044 gene encoding protease Do-like 8, chloroplastic isoform X2 has product MEVIASSSRSGSGSLPLLHSHRVGPPVITKHQLGRRRFFFNGISTICSHDESHNREFSHLGNNVEQIPSSAERMTLARDDDDTIEVIRNGFLSKTRRGLFASVFAYTCYHPSRYLSAHALSDPSVTVEQVTPLVYPSGKLFPSEERIVQLFEKNTYSVVNIFDVTLRPQLNVTGVVEIPEGNGSGVIWDGEGHIVTNYHVIGNSLSRNPSSGQVVARVNILASEGVQKNFEGKLVGADRAKDLAVLKVEAPEELLRPIKVGQSSSLKVGQQCLAIGNPFGFDHTLTVGVISGLNRDIFSQTGVTIGGGVQTDAAINPGNSGGPLLNSKGDLIGINTAIFTQTGTSAGVGFAIPSSTVVKIVPQLIQFGKVVRAGLNVEIAPDLVANQLNVRNGALVLQVPGNSVAGLLPTTRGFAGNIILGDIITSVDNKTVRSKAELYKALEDYNVGDKVVLKILRGNENLELPVILEEKE; this is encoded by the exons ATGGAAGTAATTGCTAGTAGCTCCCGTTCTGGTTCTGGTTCTTTGCCTCTCCTCCATTCTCACCGGGTCGGACCTCCAGTAATCACCAAACATCAACTGGGTCGTCGTAGGTTCTTCTTTAATGGCATTTCCACCATCTGTTCTCACGATGAATCACATAATCGCGAGTTTTCCCACCTGGGAAACAACGTTGAACAGATTCCCTCCTCAGCAGAAAG GATGACATTGGCTcgtgatgatgatgatacaaTTGAAGTAATAAGAAATGGGTTTCTTTCCAAAACGCGTAGGGGATTGTTTGCCAGTGTGTTTGCATATACCTGTTATCATCCCTCAAGGTACTTGTCAG CTCATGCTCTTAGTGATCCATCTGTGACTGTTGAACAAGTAACACCCCTTGTCTATCCCTCAGGGAAGCTCTTCCCTTCTGAG GAAAGGATTGTGCAACTATTTGAGAAGAACACTTACTCTGTTGTGAATATATTTGATGTAACTTTGCGTCCTCAGCTGAATGTTACGGGCGTAGTCGAG ATCCCGGAAGGGAATGGTTCTGGGGTGATCTGGGATGGAGAAGGACATATTGTAACAAATTATCACG TCATCGGTAATTCGCTGTCAAGGAACCCCAGTAGTGGACAAGTCGTAGCACGGGTTAATATTCTTGCTTCAGAAGG GGTGCAGAAGAATTTTGAGGGCAAGTTAGTTGGTGCAGATCGGGCCAAGGATCTCGCTGTGCTGAAG GTGGAAGCCCCTGAAGAATTGTTGAGACCCATTAAGGTGGGGCAGTCATCTTCATTGAAAGTCGGCCAGCAGTGCTTGGCCATTGGAAATCCGTTTGGTTTTGATCATACGCTGACTGTGGGAGTGATCAGTGGGTTGAACCGAGACATTTTTAGCCAAACTGGGGTAACTATTGGTGGGGGAGTTCAGACAGATGCTGCCATCAATCCCGGGAATAG TGGCGGTCCACTTCTAAATTCTAAAGGAGATTTAATTGGCATTAATACAGCAATATTTACGCAGACAG GGACATCGGCAGGGGTAGGATTTGCTATCCCATCTTCAACTGTGGTGAAGATAGTACCTCAATTAATCCAATTTGGCAAA GTTGTTCGGGCTGGTCTAAATGTGGAAATTGCTCCTGATCTAGTGGCAAACCAACTTAATGTTAGAAATGGTGCTCTTGTTCTACAG gTTCCTGGAAATAGTGTTGCAGGACTACTACCAACTACTAGGGGATTTGCTGGTAATATCATACTCGGGGATATAATAACTTCTGTTGACAATAAAACG GTTAGAAGCAAAGCAGAATTATACAAAGCACTCGAGGATTATAATGTGGGAGATAAAGTAGTGTTGAAGATCCTGAGAGGAAATGAGAACTTAGAGCTTCCTGTGattcttgaagaaaaagaatga
- the LOC124914044 gene encoding protease Do-like 8, chloroplastic isoform X3, producing the protein MGFFPKRVGDCLPVCLHIPVIIPQAHALSDPSVTVEQVTPLVYPSGKLFPSEERIVQLFEKNTYSVVNIFDVTLRPQLNVTGVVEIPEGNGSGVIWDGEGHIVTNYHVIGNSLSRNPSSGQVVARVNILASEGVQKNFEGKLVGADRAKDLAVLKVEAPEELLRPIKVGQSSSLKVGQQCLAIGNPFGFDHTLTVGVISGLNRDIFSQTGVTIGGGVQTDAAINPGNSGGPLLNSKGDLIGINTAIFTQTGTSAGVGFAIPSSTVVKIVPQLIQFGKVVRAGLNVEIAPDLVANQLNVRNGALVLQVPGNSVAGLLPTTRGFAGNIILGDIITSVDNKTQVRSKAELYKALEDYNVGDKVVLKILRGNENLELPVILEEKE; encoded by the exons ATGGGTTTCTTTCCAAAACGCGTAGGGGATTGTTTGCCAGTGTGTTTGCATATACCTGTTATCATCCCTCAAG CTCATGCTCTTAGTGATCCATCTGTGACTGTTGAACAAGTAACACCCCTTGTCTATCCCTCAGGGAAGCTCTTCCCTTCTGAG GAAAGGATTGTGCAACTATTTGAGAAGAACACTTACTCTGTTGTGAATATATTTGATGTAACTTTGCGTCCTCAGCTGAATGTTACGGGCGTAGTCGAG ATCCCGGAAGGGAATGGTTCTGGGGTGATCTGGGATGGAGAAGGACATATTGTAACAAATTATCACG TCATCGGTAATTCGCTGTCAAGGAACCCCAGTAGTGGACAAGTCGTAGCACGGGTTAATATTCTTGCTTCAGAAGG GGTGCAGAAGAATTTTGAGGGCAAGTTAGTTGGTGCAGATCGGGCCAAGGATCTCGCTGTGCTGAAG GTGGAAGCCCCTGAAGAATTGTTGAGACCCATTAAGGTGGGGCAGTCATCTTCATTGAAAGTCGGCCAGCAGTGCTTGGCCATTGGAAATCCGTTTGGTTTTGATCATACGCTGACTGTGGGAGTGATCAGTGGGTTGAACCGAGACATTTTTAGCCAAACTGGGGTAACTATTGGTGGGGGAGTTCAGACAGATGCTGCCATCAATCCCGGGAATAG TGGCGGTCCACTTCTAAATTCTAAAGGAGATTTAATTGGCATTAATACAGCAATATTTACGCAGACAG GGACATCGGCAGGGGTAGGATTTGCTATCCCATCTTCAACTGTGGTGAAGATAGTACCTCAATTAATCCAATTTGGCAAA GTTGTTCGGGCTGGTCTAAATGTGGAAATTGCTCCTGATCTAGTGGCAAACCAACTTAATGTTAGAAATGGTGCTCTTGTTCTACAG gTTCCTGGAAATAGTGTTGCAGGACTACTACCAACTACTAGGGGATTTGCTGGTAATATCATACTCGGGGATATAATAACTTCTGTTGACAATAAAACG CAGGTTAGAAGCAAAGCAGAATTATACAAAGCACTCGAGGATTATAATGTGGGAGATAAAGTAGTGTTGAAGATCCTGAGAGGAAATGAGAACTTAGAGCTTCCTGTGattcttgaagaaaaagaatga
- the LOC124916504 gene encoding uncharacterized protein LOC124916504, with protein MGRSPFHSILLLSAFLLLFFSHGLGTKLKQTNFQTEEKATAAADMQFEVVSREMIELDYVEAGPNTNTRSGFVSPPPEGS; from the exons ATGGGTCGTTCTCCTTTTCATTCGATTCTGCTCCTATCAGCGTTTCTTCTCCTTTTCTTCTCTCATG GGTTGGGGACCAAATTGAAGCAAACCAATTTCCAGACTGAGGAGAAGGCGACTGCGGCGGCAGATATGCAATTTGAG GTTGTTTCTAGAGAAATGATCGAACTGGACTATGTTGAAGCAGGACCAAACACTAATACAAGGTCCGGATTTGTGTCACCCCCACCTGAGGGCTCATAG